The following nucleotide sequence is from Alteromonas sp. V450.
CTGGCTACAAGAACACGTTAACGACCATTATGTGCAAAAAGCAAATAAGGAAGGTTGGCGCTCGCGAGCAATCTATAAACTGGAAGAAATTCAGAAGAAAGATAAGCTTATTAAACCAGGAATGACGCTTGTAGACCTTGGTGCCGCACCGGGTGGTTGGTCACAACTTGCTGCTCAGCTTGTTGGCGATAATGGGCAAGTTATCGCGTGCGATATCTTACCTATGGACCCGATTGTCGGCGTTGACTTCTTACAAGGTGATTTCAGAGAAGACTTGGTTCTCGATGCACTATTGAACAGAATCGGTGGGAACACCGTAGATATAGTGTTGTCTGATATGGCACCGAACCTTGCAGGTAACGCTTCGGTTGACCAATCTCGTTCTATGTACCTTTGTGAACTAGCACTAGATATGTGTCACCAAGTCTTAAAACCTGGCGGCTCTTTTGTAATAAAGGTGTTTCAAGGTGAAGGGTTTGTTGAGTTCATGAACGCACTTAAACAGTCTTTCACTACAATCAAGACACGTAAACCTGATTCGTCGAGATCGCGTTCTCGAGAGGTCTATTTGGTGGCTTGTGGGTATAAAGTGTAGTACGCTTTGGTATAAGCGGTTTTCGTTGCGGACTGTGTTGTTTATTGAATGACCAAGTCGTTGAATAAGCAAGCAATTCGGATTTAAAGAGGTTAGTAGCATTGAGCGATATGGCAAAAAATTTAATCTTATGGTTAGTTATCGCCGTTGTATTAATGTCAGTTTTTCAGAGCTTTTCACCAAGTGAATCTGCTCGTTCTCAAACTGACTACACAACGTTCTTAAGAGAAGCAGAACAAGGAAATATTCGCGAAGTCCGCATAAATAATAGCGGTGAAATTCGCGGTACAAAGCGTTCAGGCGATACCTTCCAAACATTTGTACCTTACTTCGACGATAAGTTAATTTCCGACTTAGTTAAAAATGACGTAAGGGTGTATGGTGAGCCACCAGAAGAGCAGTCTCTTCTAACATCTATCTTCATTTCATGGTTCCCCATGTTATTGCTTATTGGTGTATGGATTTTCTTCATGCGTCAAATGCAAGGTGGTGGCGGCCGTGGCGCTATGTCATTCGGTAAAAGCAAAGCACGTTTGCTTGGTGAAGATCAGATAAAAGTTACTTTTGCTGACGTTGCAGGTTGCGATGAAGCGAAAGAAGACGTGTCTGAACTGGTTGACTTCCTTCGCGACCCATCTAAATTCCAGAAGCTTGGGGGCAAAATTCCTAAAGGCGTGCTGATGGTTGGTCCTCCTGGTACAGGTAAAACGCTACTTGCAAAAGCCATCGCCGGAGAAGCGAAAGTTCCCTTCTTCTCGATTTCTGGTTCAGATTTCGTGGAAATGTTTGTAGGTGTAGGTGCATCACGTGTGCGCGACATGTTTGAGCAAGCGCGAAAAGCGGCACCCTGCATTATCTTCATTGATGAGATAGACGCGGTAGGCCGTCAGCGTGGAGCGGGTCTTGGTGGTGGACACGATGAACGTGAGCAAACGCTCAACCAAATGCTGGTTGAAATGGACGGTTTCGAAGGCCACGAAGGTATTATCGTTATTGCGGCAACAAACCGCCCTGATGTACTTGATCCTGCGCTACTTCGTCCAGGTCGTTTCGACCGCCAAGTTGTGGTTGGTCTTCCGGACATTCGCGGTCGCGAACAAATATTGAAGGTACACATTCGCAAAGTACCGGTTGCAGATAATGTTGACCCATCGGTTATTGCACGTGGAACCCCTGGGTTTTCTGGCGCCGACCTTGCCAACTTAGTAAACGAGGCTGCACTCTTCGCTGCACGAGGTAACAAACGTCTAGTTGCAATGGAAGAGTTTGAAAAGGCGAAAGACAAGATCATGATGGGCGCTGAGCGTAAATCTATGGTTATGTCTGAGGAAGAGAAAGTAAACACAGCGTACCACGAGGCTGGCCACGCAATCGTTGGTCGCTTAGTGCCTGAGCACGACCCAGTGTATAAAGTGTCTATTATTCCACGTGGTCGCGCTTTGGGTGTTACCATGTATCTACCAGAACAAGACAAATACAGCCAAAGCAAACAGGCGCTTGAAAGTATGATCTCAAGTTTGTACGGCGGTCGTATCGCTGAAGAGATGACGCTTGGAGCAGCGGGTGTAACTACTGGGGCATCTAATGACATCGAACGTGCATCGAGCATAGCACGCAAGATGGTTACCCAGTGGGGCTTGTCTGATAAAATGGGGCCACTTCTTTATGCTGAAGAAGAAGGCGAAGTGTTCATGGGACGTGGCACGTCAAACTCAATTCGCATGTCTAACCAAACAGCGTTAGCCATTGATGAAGAGGTTAAAGACATCATCAATCGCAACTATCAGCGCGCTAAAACTATCTTAGAGGACAATAGAGATATTTTAGAAGCGATGAAAGATGCGCTCATGAAATACGAAACCATTGATGCTAAACAAATTGATGATTTAATGAACCGTACTGAAGTACGTCCTCCATCGGATTGGGATGACAGAAAACCTTCTGATGGTGATAAGCCAAGCGGTGGTTCTCCTGTGCGTGAAGGCGAAATTACAAAAGACGACATTAACAAGTCGCCTGTTGGAAAGCCTGGTGACCTTCCAAGCTAACGCTTTATTTACTTAAAAAAACGCCAGTTATACTGGCGTTTTTTATTTGTGTACGCTTTTCATTATGTTTTTGGTAGTACAAAACGCAGTATTTATTTTTTAACGGTAGACAATTCATTTATGCAATTTGGTATTCACGAAATCGCGTTAACTAAGCCGCGTGTAATGGGTATTCTAAATGTAACACCCGATTCTTTTTCAGACGGAGGGGCGCACAGTTCGGTCCAACAGGCAGTAGATCATGCGTTACGCATGGTAGAAGCTGGTGCAGATTTTATTGATATTGGTGGCGAGTCTACTCGACCCGGTGCGCCTGATGTTGATCTTCAAGAAGAACTTGACCGCACCATTCCGGTTGTAGAAGCCCTATCTGCTGCATCTAACTGTGTAATATCCATCGATACAAGCAAAGCTGAGGTAATGACACAAGCGGTAAAAGCAGGGGCGGGTCTTATCAACGACGTACGCGCATTGCAAGAGCCGGGGGCTTTGCAGGCAGCAAGTAGGGCTCAGGTGCCGGTGTGTTTGATGCACATGCAAGGAAAGCCGCGCACTATGCAAAACAGCCCTCAGTATGCCGATGTAGTCAGTGAAGTTGCGCAGTTTCTTATTGCGCGAGCCAACGAATGTGAAGCCGCCGGTATCGCTAAAGAGAAAATCTTGTTCGACCCTGGTTATGGTTTTGGGAAATCGTTAGACCACAATTATGCCTTAGTGAAGTATTTGCCCAATATTATGGCGCTTGGTTTTCCTGTGTTAGTAGGTATGTCGCGCAAGTCGATGATAGGTAATTTACTTGATAGAAAAGTGGATGAGCGCTTGGCGGGCAGCATAAGCCTCGCTACAATTGTCGCCCAAATGGGGGCGCACATAATACGCGTACACGATGTCAAAGAAACAAAAGACGCAGTGAACATCGTACATAAGCTCACTACGATAAAATAAGGAAGAATAATGACGCAGCGCAAATATTTTGGTACCGACGGTATTCGCGGCAAAGTTGGTGAAAGCGATATCAATCCAGAGTTTGTGACCAAATTAGGATGGGCGGCAGGAAAGGTCTTGGCTGGCCGCGGCACGAATAAAGTGTTAATAGGCAAAGATACCCGAATTTCAGGCTATATGCTTGAATCCTCGTTAGAAGCAGGCTTATCAGCAGCAGGTATTGACATTGGTTTGCTAGGACCGATGCCAACGCCTGCCATCGCATATTTAACCAAGACCTTTCGCTCTGAAGCAGGTATTGTAATCAGCGCCTCGCACAATCCTTTTTATGACAACGGGATTAAGTTTTTTTCTGCACAAGGCTTCAAACTTGATGATGATATTGAGTTAGCAATTGAAGAAATGCTCGAGCGACCTATGACGTGCGTGGCGTCAGATAAGCTAGGTAAAGCTACGCGAATCAATGATGCAGCCGGTCGCTATATCGAGTTTTGTAAAGGCACTTTCCCATCAGAGTTGTCTTTGACCGGATTAATAATTGTCGTGGACTGTGCTCATGGGGCAACGTACCACATTGCTCCAAACGTGCTGCGTGAACTGGGGGCAACAGTTATTGAGTTGGGGACATCGCCAAATGGACTCAATATTAATGACGGCGTGGGTGCCACATCGATGGGTGCAATCGTCGATAAAGTAAAAGAAACCGGTGCAGACTTGGGCTTCGCACTAGATGGCGACGGCGATAGAATTATGATGGTCGATCATCTTGGGAATATTCTTGATGGCGACCAAATTGTATATATTATCGCGCGAGACGCCCTTAAAAACGGCAAAATGCAAGGCGGGGTTGTTGGTACATTGATGAGCAACCTGGGGCTTGAAAACGCACTAAGTAAGTTAGGCGTACCGTTTGTGAGAAGTAATGTTGGCGATAGGTATGTCATGGAGTTATTGCAACAAAAAGGGTGGGCTATCGGTGGAGAAAGCTCTGGACATATTCTCAATCTAAATATGAGCTCT
It contains:
- the folP gene encoding dihydropteroate synthase — protein: MQFGIHEIALTKPRVMGILNVTPDSFSDGGAHSSVQQAVDHALRMVEAGADFIDIGGESTRPGAPDVDLQEELDRTIPVVEALSAASNCVISIDTSKAEVMTQAVKAGAGLINDVRALQEPGALQAASRAQVPVCLMHMQGKPRTMQNSPQYADVVSEVAQFLIARANECEAAGIAKEKILFDPGYGFGKSLDHNYALVKYLPNIMALGFPVLVGMSRKSMIGNLLDRKVDERLAGSISLATIVAQMGAHIIRVHDVKETKDAVNIVHKLTTIK
- the glmM gene encoding phosphoglucosamine mutase; amino-acid sequence: MTQRKYFGTDGIRGKVGESDINPEFVTKLGWAAGKVLAGRGTNKVLIGKDTRISGYMLESSLEAGLSAAGIDIGLLGPMPTPAIAYLTKTFRSEAGIVISASHNPFYDNGIKFFSAQGFKLDDDIELAIEEMLERPMTCVASDKLGKATRINDAAGRYIEFCKGTFPSELSLTGLIIVVDCAHGATYHIAPNVLRELGATVIELGTSPNGLNINDGVGATSMGAIVDKVKETGADLGFALDGDGDRIMMVDHLGNILDGDQIVYIIARDALKNGKMQGGVVGTLMSNLGLENALSKLGVPFVRSNVGDRYVMELLQQKGWAIGGESSGHILNLNMSSTGDGIVAGLQVLAAMLRSHMDLHDLASGFDMYPQTLINVRYADKETDYLVHADVMQAKSEAESALGKTGRVLLRKSGTEPLIRVMVESNDEQQSEKWAEHIAQTVRNLAN
- the rlmE gene encoding 23S rRNA (uridine(2552)-2'-O)-methyltransferase RlmE, giving the protein MTKKKHSASSKRWLQEHVNDHYVQKANKEGWRSRAIYKLEEIQKKDKLIKPGMTLVDLGAAPGGWSQLAAQLVGDNGQVIACDILPMDPIVGVDFLQGDFREDLVLDALLNRIGGNTVDIVLSDMAPNLAGNASVDQSRSMYLCELALDMCHQVLKPGGSFVIKVFQGEGFVEFMNALKQSFTTIKTRKPDSSRSRSREVYLVACGYKV
- the ftsH gene encoding ATP-dependent zinc metalloprotease FtsH — protein: MSDMAKNLILWLVIAVVLMSVFQSFSPSESARSQTDYTTFLREAEQGNIREVRINNSGEIRGTKRSGDTFQTFVPYFDDKLISDLVKNDVRVYGEPPEEQSLLTSIFISWFPMLLLIGVWIFFMRQMQGGGGRGAMSFGKSKARLLGEDQIKVTFADVAGCDEAKEDVSELVDFLRDPSKFQKLGGKIPKGVLMVGPPGTGKTLLAKAIAGEAKVPFFSISGSDFVEMFVGVGASRVRDMFEQARKAAPCIIFIDEIDAVGRQRGAGLGGGHDEREQTLNQMLVEMDGFEGHEGIIVIAATNRPDVLDPALLRPGRFDRQVVVGLPDIRGREQILKVHIRKVPVADNVDPSVIARGTPGFSGADLANLVNEAALFAARGNKRLVAMEEFEKAKDKIMMGAERKSMVMSEEEKVNTAYHEAGHAIVGRLVPEHDPVYKVSIIPRGRALGVTMYLPEQDKYSQSKQALESMISSLYGGRIAEEMTLGAAGVTTGASNDIERASSIARKMVTQWGLSDKMGPLLYAEEEGEVFMGRGTSNSIRMSNQTALAIDEEVKDIINRNYQRAKTILEDNRDILEAMKDALMKYETIDAKQIDDLMNRTEVRPPSDWDDRKPSDGDKPSGGSPVREGEITKDDINKSPVGKPGDLPS